A window of the Arenibacter algicola genome harbors these coding sequences:
- a CDS encoding GH3 auxin-responsive promoter family protein encodes MSLKSFAAKIFAKNIAKKTAKWVNNPIQTQEKVFQSLISNAKNTDFGKDHNFSQIKSHSDFANKVPIRDYEELKGYVEKVVAGQKDVLWPGKPAYFAKTSGTTSGVKYIPITHESIKYQVEASRNAILNYIHETGNADFVNGKMIFLQGSPEMKEKNGIKIGRLSGISAHYVPNYLQKNRLPSWETNCLEDWDTKVNKIVEETVNENMTVIAGIPSWVQMYFEKLNKKTEKKIGDLFKNFQLFIYGGVNYEPYRAKFENLIGRRVDSIELFPASEGFFAYQNSQKENGMLLLLNSGIFYEFVKADEFFVENPKRITLKDVELGVNYVMIISTNAGLWAYNLGDTIQFISLKPFKIIVSGRIKHFISAFGEHVIGKEVEEAMKQAIECTDASINEFTVAPQINPEEKELPYHEWLIEFEHPPSDIKKFISILDKSLQQQNTYYFDLIEGKILQTLKITQIKKDGFQEYMKSIGKLGGQNKVQRLSNDRKVADGLRSWSIMKN; translated from the coding sequence TATCCAATGCCAAAAATACCGACTTTGGTAAGGATCACAATTTTTCACAGATAAAATCGCATTCCGACTTCGCCAACAAGGTTCCTATAAGGGACTATGAAGAATTAAAGGGATATGTAGAGAAAGTAGTAGCTGGTCAGAAAGATGTATTATGGCCCGGTAAACCTGCCTATTTTGCTAAAACTTCAGGGACCACATCCGGGGTTAAATACATCCCCATTACCCACGAATCCATTAAGTACCAGGTTGAAGCTTCCAGAAATGCCATTTTGAATTATATCCATGAAACGGGAAATGCAGATTTTGTGAATGGAAAAATGATCTTTCTTCAAGGAAGTCCAGAAATGAAAGAAAAAAATGGGATAAAGATTGGTAGATTATCAGGTATATCCGCACACTATGTTCCCAATTATCTACAAAAAAACAGATTGCCAAGTTGGGAAACCAATTGTTTGGAGGACTGGGACACCAAAGTGAACAAAATTGTAGAGGAAACGGTAAACGAGAACATGACCGTTATTGCTGGAATACCTTCTTGGGTTCAAATGTATTTTGAAAAGCTGAACAAAAAAACAGAAAAAAAGATAGGAGATCTCTTCAAAAATTTTCAGCTTTTCATTTATGGAGGGGTTAACTACGAACCTTATCGTGCAAAATTTGAGAACCTCATCGGGCGCCGTGTAGACAGCATAGAACTTTTCCCCGCCAGTGAAGGATTTTTCGCCTACCAAAATTCCCAAAAGGAAAATGGGATGCTTTTGTTATTGAATTCGGGCATCTTCTATGAGTTTGTCAAAGCCGATGAATTCTTTGTGGAAAACCCCAAACGTATTACCCTTAAAGATGTTGAACTGGGAGTAAATTACGTCATGATCATATCTACAAATGCCGGATTATGGGCTTACAATCTTGGAGATACCATTCAGTTTATTTCCTTAAAGCCCTTTAAAATCATTGTTTCCGGGAGAATTAAACATTTTATATCCGCGTTTGGGGAGCATGTTATTGGCAAGGAAGTAGAAGAAGCCATGAAACAAGCCATAGAGTGTACAGATGCCAGTATAAACGAATTTACTGTGGCCCCACAAATTAATCCGGAAGAAAAAGAACTTCCTTATCACGAATGGCTAATCGAATTTGAACATCCCCCGTCGGACATCAAAAAATTCATAAGCATCTTGGATAAATCTTTGCAGCAGCAAAACACTTATTATTTTGATTTAATTGAAGGCAAAATTCTCCAAACCTTAAAAATTACCCAAATAAAAAAAGATGGGTTTCAAGAATATATGAAGTCTATTGGAAAGTTGGGAGGTCAGAACAAAGTGCAGCGCTTATCCAATGACAGAAAAGTAGCCGATGGATTAAGAAGCTGGTCAATAATGAAGAACTGA